The following proteins are co-located in the Rippkaea orientalis PCC 8801 genome:
- a CDS encoding AAA-like domain-containing protein: MNLTTEKPYIYKVGGSLAFDHPTYGERQADRELLDSLKVGKFCYIFNCRQMGKSSLRVRAMHQLQAEGMSCASVDITSLGSDISQQQWYSGIITQLFLGFNLVGKINLKMWLRERDELSGVQKFSHFLEEVLLVHCKGEKIYIFIDEIDKVLSLNFSLDDFFTLIRFCYNQRAENKNYERLVFALFGVATPSDLIREKTQTPFNIGQPIELTGFTLEEVAPLASGLRLIANRPNEVLKAILDWTGGQPFLTQKLCQLLLKTLETIPQGQEEETVAKVVKDLIINNWESQDEPVHLKTIRDRLLRNEKRTGRLLGLYQQILQQGLIEADDSPEQTELRLSGIVVKRDNKLVVYNPIYEAVFNPKWVSKELEKIRPYSESITAWIASNYEDKSRLLRGQALKDALGWAMDKNLGNIDYQFLTASQKLDKREAELNLAAEKEANEILTQANQKAQRMIRIGLGILVVSLVGALISFTQARSAIQKQQEAKKGSQLEQMGDSAWRQFEFEQLDGLISAMEGVQKLKTIVKDQRILKDYPATRPIIVLEQILDRIHEKNKLTGHEDAVNSVTFSPNGQLIATASSDGTIRLWDRQGRQKTVITGHKGNIYRVTFSPDGQLIASASQDNTAKVWNLQGQELMTLKGHNSSVYSVSFSPDSKHLLTTSRDDTARIWDLQGHQLAILKGHEKSIDHGVFSPDGQRIATASRDGTVRIWDNQGNLLKILKDSVDSFYSVSFSPDGQRLASSAKDGTVRIWDNQGKSILTLKGHQELVKNVTYSHDGNWIATASSDGTARVWNTQGQEVMVFRGHQDPVYDVAISSNSQELATASSDGTVKLWHINSPQQQGFNTLDTYVTAVSVFPDDQLLAIASENGQVYLWNLQGKFLWEFEGHNSGINSLNFSPDGQKIATADNNGRVKLWDRKGKILAELFDNSVRVYSVTFSSDSNLLAIATRSGEVWLWNIEKMPPQLIHQFTAHQETIYQLSFSPDGQTLVTASGDKTAKLWDLQGNLQQEFLGHTAQVNGLAFSPNGQYLLTASEDSTAKLWDLKGNVLATLESDLFPVSRVNFSPDGQKLATASRDGTVRLWDLEGHLHTQMKGHQEAIGELQFTQDSQQLITIDRDGAVKIWPVQEEFVRLENLFNKGCQWLQDYLVTNQEEKAKLEACQ; this comes from the coding sequence ATGAATCTAACGACGGAAAAACCTTATATCTATAAAGTGGGTGGTAGTCTCGCGTTTGATCATCCTACCTATGGAGAACGTCAAGCTGATCGAGAGTTATTAGACTCATTGAAAGTAGGTAAATTTTGTTATATTTTTAACTGTCGTCAGATGGGAAAATCGAGCCTTAGAGTTCGTGCGATGCACCAACTCCAAGCAGAAGGAATGAGTTGTGCATCGGTGGATATTACCAGTTTAGGGAGTGATATTAGTCAACAGCAATGGTACAGTGGCATTATTACGCAATTATTTCTCGGATTTAATCTGGTTGGCAAAATTAATCTGAAAATGTGGCTACGGGAACGAGACGAATTATCGGGGGTACAAAAGTTTAGCCATTTCCTTGAAGAAGTCTTATTAGTTCACTGTAAAGGCGAAAAAATTTACATTTTTATTGATGAAATTGACAAAGTTCTGAGTCTGAATTTTTCCCTAGATGATTTCTTTACTTTAATTCGCTTTTGTTATAATCAACGAGCAGAAAATAAAAACTATGAGCGCCTGGTATTTGCTTTATTTGGCGTTGCGACTCCTTCCGATTTAATCCGAGAAAAAACCCAAACTCCTTTTAACATTGGTCAACCCATTGAATTGACGGGGTTTACCCTAGAAGAAGTTGCCCCATTAGCATCAGGGTTAAGACTGATTGCAAACCGTCCTAACGAGGTTTTAAAAGCCATTTTAGACTGGACAGGAGGACAACCTTTTTTAACCCAAAAACTCTGTCAATTGCTCTTAAAAACCCTAGAAACGATTCCTCAAGGACAAGAAGAAGAAACCGTTGCAAAGGTTGTTAAAGACTTGATTATTAATAATTGGGAATCTCAGGATGAACCCGTACATTTGAAGACGATCCGCGATCGCCTTCTCCGCAATGAAAAACGAACAGGAAGACTGTTAGGATTATATCAACAGATTCTGCAACAGGGATTAATAGAAGCTGATGATAGTCCCGAACAAACGGAATTACGACTCTCAGGAATCGTGGTTAAACGAGATAATAAGCTAGTGGTTTATAATCCTATTTACGAAGCTGTTTTTAATCCTAAATGGGTTAGTAAAGAACTCGAAAAGATTCGCCCCTATTCTGAATCGATTACCGCTTGGATTGCATCTAATTATGAAGATAAGTCTCGTTTATTGCGAGGACAAGCCTTAAAAGATGCCCTAGGTTGGGCGATGGATAAAAACTTAGGCAATATTGATTATCAGTTTTTAACTGCTAGTCAGAAATTAGATAAACGCGAAGCAGAATTAAATTTAGCTGCCGAAAAAGAAGCCAATGAAATTTTAACTCAAGCCAATCAAAAAGCCCAACGAATGATCCGAATTGGGTTAGGAATTTTAGTCGTGTCTTTAGTTGGTGCGCTAATTTCCTTTACCCAAGCAAGATCGGCTATTCAAAAGCAACAAGAAGCTAAAAAAGGAAGTCAATTAGAACAAATGGGAGATAGTGCTTGGCGACAATTTGAATTTGAACAACTTGATGGGTTAATATCAGCAATGGAGGGCGTACAAAAGTTAAAAACTATTGTTAAAGATCAACGAATACTAAAAGACTATCCAGCCACTCGTCCCATTATTGTCCTAGAACAAATTCTTGATCGCATACACGAAAAAAACAAATTAACTGGTCATGAAGATGCCGTCAATAGTGTTACTTTTAGTCCTAATGGTCAATTAATTGCCACCGCATCTAGTGATGGAACCATTCGTCTGTGGGATCGCCAAGGACGACAAAAAACAGTTATTACAGGACATAAAGGTAATATTTATCGAGTCACTTTTAGTCCCGATGGTCAACTTATTGCCAGCGCATCCCAGGATAATACCGCCAAAGTTTGGAACTTACAAGGGCAAGAATTAATGACACTTAAAGGTCACAATTCATCCGTTTATAGTGTTAGTTTTAGTCCAGATAGCAAACACCTTCTAACCACTTCTAGGGATGACACAGCCAGAATTTGGGACTTACAAGGACACCAACTTGCTATCTTAAAAGGTCATGAAAAATCGATTGATCATGGTGTATTTAGTCCCGATGGTCAACGCATTGCCACAGCCTCACGGGACGGAACCGTTAGAATTTGGGATAATCAAGGAAATCTCTTGAAAATCTTGAAGGATAGCGTAGATTCTTTTTATAGCGTTAGTTTTAGTCCCGATGGTCAACGTTTAGCCTCTTCGGCAAAAGATGGAACTGTTAGAATTTGGGATAATCAAGGAAAATCAATCTTAACTCTCAAAGGTCATCAAGAATTAGTAAAAAATGTCACCTACAGTCACGACGGCAACTGGATAGCTACTGCATCGAGTGATGGAACCGCTAGAGTATGGAACACTCAAGGACAAGAAGTGATGGTCTTTCGAGGCCATCAAGACCCTGTTTATGATGTGGCTATTAGTTCCAATAGTCAAGAATTAGCAACCGCATCGAGTGATGGAACAGTCAAACTTTGGCACATCAACTCACCTCAGCAACAAGGGTTTAATACCCTTGATACCTATGTGACAGCCGTGAGTGTATTTCCTGATGATCAATTATTAGCGATCGCGTCTGAAAATGGTCAAGTTTATCTGTGGAATTTACAAGGAAAATTTCTCTGGGAATTTGAAGGACACAATAGCGGAATTAATAGTTTAAATTTTAGTCCAGATGGTCAAAAAATTGCGACGGCTGATAACAATGGACGAGTTAAATTATGGGATAGAAAAGGAAAAATTTTAGCGGAATTATTTGACAATTCAGTTAGGGTTTATAGTGTCACTTTTAGTTCTGATAGTAATTTATTGGCGATCGCTACCCGTTCAGGAGAAGTTTGGCTATGGAATATCGAAAAAATGCCTCCCCAATTGATTCATCAATTTACAGCCCATCAAGAAACTATTTATCAACTGAGTTTTAGTCCTGATGGACAAACTTTAGTCACAGCTTCTGGTGATAAAACAGCTAAATTATGGGACTTACAAGGAAATTTACAGCAAGAATTTTTAGGACATACTGCTCAGGTAAATGGGTTAGCTTTTAGTCCTAATGGTCAATATTTATTAACTGCGTCTGAGGATAGCACTGCCAAATTATGGGATCTCAAGGGTAATGTTTTAGCAACCTTAGAAAGCGATCTTTTTCCAGTTTCGCGTGTTAATTTTAGTCCCGATGGCCAAAAATTAGCGACTGCATCACGCGATGGAACAGTTAGATTGTGGGATCTTGAAGGTCATCTTCATACTCAAATGAAAGGACATCAAGAAGCGATTGGAGAATTACAATTTACTCAAGATAGTCAACAGTTAATAACGATAGATAGGGATGGTGCAGTCAAGATTTGGCCAGTACAAGAAGAGTTTGTTCGCCTAGAAAATCTCTTTAATAAAGGATGTCAATGGCTACAAGATTATTTAGTCACTAATCAGGAGGAAAAAGCTAAACTAGAGGCCTGCCAATAG
- a CDS encoding shikimate dehydrogenase has product MLTITGKTKLLGIIGYPVEHSLSPVMHNAAISHLGLDYLYVPFPVNPDNLETAIAGLATLGVLGFNVTIPHKQAIIPYLSEVTATATMVGAVNTIWKGENGWKGTNTDIDGFLSPLKRLQRDWRKITPIILGHGGAARAVVVALAQLGCPTIGVVGRDQDKLGQFQQSWQNTDLTAHLTLHSWDELPRLIETTDLLINTTPIGMSPNIDASPIDATLFTKMNQKAIVYDLIYNPNPTQLLQDAQQQGIMIIDGLEMLIEQGAVALALWLQQPVPVDIMTQALRHYLNL; this is encoded by the coding sequence ATGTTAACAATTACTGGAAAAACTAAATTATTAGGAATTATTGGCTATCCTGTAGAACATTCCCTATCCCCGGTGATGCACAATGCAGCGATTAGCCATTTAGGGCTAGATTATCTTTATGTCCCCTTTCCGGTGAACCCCGACAATTTAGAGACAGCGATCGCCGGATTAGCGACTCTCGGTGTCCTGGGATTTAATGTGACCATTCCCCATAAACAAGCCATTATTCCCTACCTTTCAGAAGTCACTGCAACCGCTACTATGGTAGGGGCAGTCAATACCATTTGGAAAGGCGAAAACGGCTGGAAAGGGACTAATACGGATATAGACGGCTTTTTATCTCCCCTGAAACGCTTACAACGAGACTGGAGGAAGATAACCCCTATCATCCTAGGCCATGGCGGCGCAGCAAGGGCAGTTGTGGTAGCATTGGCTCAACTAGGATGCCCGACAATTGGCGTTGTAGGACGGGATCAAGACAAGTTAGGGCAATTTCAACAAAGTTGGCAAAACACCGACCTTACAGCCCATTTAACCCTCCATTCCTGGGACGAATTACCAAGACTCATAGAGACGACAGACTTATTAATCAATACTACTCCCATCGGGATGTCTCCGAATATTGATGCTTCTCCGATTGATGCAACCCTGTTCACTAAAATGAACCAAAAGGCGATTGTCTACGATCTCATTTATAACCCCAATCCTACCCAATTACTCCAAGATGCACAACAACAAGGGATAATGATCATTGATGGATTAGAAATGTTGATTGAGCAAGGGGCAGTCGCTTTAGCATTATGGTTGCAACAACCTGTTCCTGTTGACATTATGACCCAAGCTTTACGGCATTATCTAAATCTATGA
- a CDS encoding potassium channel family protein, whose translation MEPSGNPSPHRNLPQPDSDRFLVCGLGSLGQHCVLSLKEFGVKVTAIEQIEPKTWEIPNIPELLDDLIIADCRQNQILQQAKIERCRAALLVTTNEQANIETALAIRQLNPHTRLIVRSPKENLNQLLSEQLGNFIAYEPTQLPAAAFAIAALGTQTRGFFSLDRQQLRVIQRRLTPNDPWCHVRPLHDLNTRNRRLIGYHDGEDHPSVSFYYWDPDTVVKPGDQLIYIETTDTLLQPVSMSSVQSSQHPQRQFWQNWRERLKKLWQKGRQRIRQIALISGLIVIVLLIIGTLLLHWNFPQSTLLSAFSATAILLLGGYSDLFGEFEQMDDIPPWLQLFSLGLTLAGTAFVGVLYALLTETLLSAQFQFVKQRPPIPQANHILIIGLGRVGQQVAEFLLELKQTLLGITFNLELDSTILPEMPLIVGNVQNVLPQANLATAKSVVVVTDDEILNLEVALMSQKLNPDSHIVIRTAGQALGQHLLPILPKAQILGTYAVAAEVFAGAAFGENIITVFRLNNRTVLVTEYEVEEEDTLNGLLLAEIAYGYGVLPILHQKPPNASNLMPSDDIRLGVGDRLVVLATIEDLKRVEQGKIAIQPKQWRIRVEKAFNDEAAFEGANAIARISGCSLNIARTLMEQLPATLSVPLYHHQGLRLVRELHKLRVTSALIPIQVSR comes from the coding sequence ATGGAACCCAGTGGAAACCCATCTCCACACCGTAATCTGCCTCAACCAGACAGCGATCGCTTTTTAGTCTGTGGGTTAGGCAGTTTAGGACAACATTGTGTCCTCTCCCTCAAGGAATTTGGGGTAAAAGTAACAGCCATAGAACAAATTGAACCGAAAACCTGGGAAATTCCTAATATCCCTGAATTACTCGACGATTTAATCATTGCCGACTGTAGACAAAATCAGATTTTACAACAGGCAAAAATAGAACGCTGTCGCGCCGCCTTATTAGTCACCACCAACGAACAAGCGAACATCGAAACCGCCTTAGCCATTCGTCAACTGAACCCCCACACCCGCTTAATTGTTCGTTCTCCCAAAGAAAACCTCAATCAACTGTTGAGTGAACAACTGGGGAACTTTATCGCCTATGAACCCACCCAACTACCGGCCGCTGCCTTTGCGATCGCCGCGTTAGGAACACAAACCCGTGGCTTTTTTAGCCTTGATCGCCAACAATTGCGGGTCATTCAGCGTCGTTTGACCCCCAATGATCCTTGGTGTCATGTCCGTCCCTTACATGACCTCAATACCCGAAACCGTCGCTTAATCGGGTATCATGACGGAGAAGATCATCCCTCGGTGAGTTTCTACTATTGGGACCCAGATACCGTTGTTAAACCTGGAGATCAACTGATCTACATTGAAACAACCGACACCCTACTACAACCTGTTTCAATGTCTTCGGTTCAATCTTCCCAACACCCTCAAAGACAATTTTGGCAAAATTGGCGCGAACGTCTCAAAAAGTTATGGCAAAAAGGACGACAACGCATCCGACAAATTGCCTTGATCAGTGGTTTAATTGTGATTGTTCTGTTAATTATTGGAACGTTGTTATTGCATTGGAATTTCCCCCAAAGTACCTTACTTTCGGCTTTTTCTGCCACGGCAATTTTATTATTAGGTGGATATTCTGATCTGTTTGGAGAATTTGAACAAATGGATGATATTCCTCCCTGGTTGCAGTTATTTAGTTTGGGGTTAACCTTAGCAGGAACAGCTTTTGTCGGGGTTTTATATGCCTTACTCACAGAAACCCTTTTATCAGCGCAATTTCAGTTTGTTAAACAGCGTCCCCCCATTCCCCAAGCCAATCATATCCTCATCATAGGACTAGGAAGAGTCGGCCAACAAGTGGCTGAGTTTCTATTGGAATTGAAACAAACGTTGTTAGGAATTACCTTTAATTTAGAGTTAGATTCGACTATTTTGCCAGAAATGCCCCTCATTGTGGGGAATGTTCAAAACGTCCTGCCTCAAGCCAATTTAGCCACCGCTAAGAGTGTTGTTGTGGTGACGGATGATGAAATTCTCAACCTAGAAGTCGCCTTAATGTCCCAAAAACTGAACCCTGACAGTCACATCGTCATTCGGACAGCCGGACAAGCGTTAGGACAGCATTTATTGCCCATTTTGCCAAAAGCCCAAATTTTGGGAACCTATGCGGTGGCCGCAGAAGTGTTTGCCGGGGCAGCTTTCGGGGAAAATATTATTACAGTCTTTCGCCTCAATAATCGGACGGTGTTGGTGACAGAATACGAAGTTGAGGAAGAGGATACCCTCAATGGCTTGTTATTGGCAGAGATTGCCTATGGCTATGGAGTTCTTCCTATCTTGCATCAAAAGCCCCCTAATGCCTCAAATTTGATGCCCTCCGATGATATTCGGTTGGGGGTAGGCGATCGCTTGGTCGTCTTAGCTACCATTGAAGACTTAAAGCGAGTTGAACAGGGAAAAATTGCCATTCAACCCAAACAATGGCGCATTAGAGTTGAAAAGGCGTTTAACGATGAGGCTGCTTTTGAGGGGGCGAATGCGATCGCTCGTATTTCGGGTTGTTCTTTGAATATAGCACGAACACTCATGGAACAGTTACCCGCGACTTTATCGGTTCCCCTTTATCACCATCAAGGGTTACGATTAGTACGCGAATTGCATAAATTACGGGTGACGTCAGCATTAATTCCGATTCAAGTAAGTCGTTAA
- the rsmA gene encoding 16S rRNA (adenine(1518)-N(6)/adenine(1519)-N(6))-dimethyltransferase RsmA, with product MPQPRKRFAQHWLRSETALDQIIEAAQLNMSDLVLEIGPGTGILTRRLLPLVQSIVAVELDRDLCYRLAKSFGNFNHFLLLEGDILSLDLTTQLEQFPQFQPINKVVANIPYNITSPILEKLLGSIAHPQHPSYELIVLLMQKEVAQRIVASPQSKAYGALSVRTQYLAQCDYICEVPSKAFDPPPKVDSAVIRLTPRSLETPAINPQKLDQLVKLGFANRRKMLHNNLKSIIDKDHLTLLLDQLQINPQVRAEELSLEQWIMFSNLLETVS from the coding sequence ATGCCTCAACCCCGTAAACGCTTTGCCCAACATTGGTTACGCAGCGAAACAGCCCTAGATCAAATTATAGAGGCTGCTCAACTCAACATGAGCGATCTGGTCCTAGAAATTGGACCCGGAACGGGAATTTTAACCCGTCGTCTTCTTCCCCTGGTTCAGTCTATCGTAGCAGTAGAACTCGATCGCGATCTTTGTTATCGCTTAGCCAAAAGTTTCGGCAACTTCAACCATTTTTTATTATTAGAAGGGGATATTCTTAGCCTAGATTTAACTACCCAATTAGAACAATTTCCTCAATTTCAGCCCATCAATAAAGTGGTTGCAAATATCCCCTATAATATTACCAGTCCTATCTTAGAAAAGCTCTTAGGAAGTATTGCCCATCCCCAACACCCTAGTTATGAGTTAATTGTCTTATTAATGCAAAAAGAAGTCGCCCAAAGAATTGTTGCTTCTCCTCAGAGTAAAGCCTATGGAGCCCTATCAGTAAGAACCCAATATTTAGCCCAGTGTGACTATATTTGTGAGGTTCCTAGCAAAGCCTTTGATCCTCCACCAAAAGTCGATTCTGCTGTCATTCGGTTGACTCCTAGATCGTTAGAAACTCCTGCCATTAACCCGCAAAAATTAGATCAATTGGTTAAATTAGGGTTTGCCAATCGTCGTAAAATGTTACACAATAATTTAAAATCTATTATTGATAAGGATCACCTGACTTTATTATTAGATCAATTACAGATTAATCCTCAAGTTCGCGCCGAAGAACTGAGTTTAGAACAATGGATTATGTTCAGCAATCTTTTAGAGACAGTTTCCTAA
- a CDS encoding glycosyltransferase family 4 protein: MLPFLTPSSPHSLIPSASNHPLNISLIVSDLSTKGAGRWGGAIRPFLLAQALQKLGHQVKLFGLGYDSDLPPITDDQLSVFCVRCPYYAGLGGTWRTLNQLLPKIDGDILYAVKLKPSSYGIALLKKYLSGRPLILDIDDWEMSWFGGDDWRYEFKLQGLVNDIFQANGVLKHPDHPLYLQWLEKLVGQADAITVHTEFIQQRFGGVYIPNGKDINLFNPQDYDAIKSRIKYGLENYKILMFPGAPRPYKGVEDVLIALEKLNRPDLRLAIVGGSPYDEYDKKLQENWGKWLIQLPRSPVNLMPEIVAAADIIVVPQRETGSTLAQFPLKLTDGMAMAKPILATKVGDIPKILGDTGYLVDPSSPDQLAEKIEWILNHLDEANIKGKQARERCSKDYSIDSMAKILEEVLSPFHKYTNIS; the protein is encoded by the coding sequence ATGCTGCCATTTTTGACCCCTTCATCCCCTCACTCCCTAATCCCTTCAGCCTCAAACCATCCGCTAAACATTTCCCTGATTGTTAGTGATCTATCCACTAAAGGGGCGGGTCGTTGGGGCGGGGCAATTCGTCCATTTTTATTAGCCCAAGCCTTGCAAAAATTAGGGCATCAAGTTAAGTTATTTGGTTTGGGCTACGATTCAGATTTGCCTCCTATTACTGATGATCAATTATCGGTTTTTTGTGTTCGGTGTCCTTATTATGCGGGTTTAGGTGGAACTTGGAGAACCCTGAATCAATTATTACCTAAAATTGATGGGGATATTCTCTATGCCGTCAAGCTTAAACCGAGTAGTTATGGCATTGCTTTATTAAAAAAATATTTGAGCGGTCGTCCTTTAATTTTAGATATTGATGATTGGGAAATGAGTTGGTTTGGTGGAGATGATTGGCGATATGAGTTTAAATTACAAGGATTAGTTAACGATATTTTTCAGGCTAATGGGGTGCTTAAACATCCCGATCATCCTTTATATTTACAGTGGCTAGAAAAGTTAGTTGGTCAAGCCGATGCTATCACTGTTCATACTGAATTTATTCAACAACGATTTGGGGGCGTTTATATCCCCAATGGCAAGGATATAAATTTATTTAATCCACAAGATTATGATGCAATAAAAAGTAGGATTAAATACGGATTGGAAAACTATAAAATTTTGATGTTTCCTGGTGCGCCTCGCCCCTATAAAGGGGTTGAAGATGTTTTAATAGCTTTAGAAAAGTTAAACCGTCCTGACTTAAGATTAGCGATTGTTGGGGGGAGTCCCTATGATGAATACGATAAAAAGTTGCAAGAAAACTGGGGTAAATGGTTAATTCAATTACCGCGATCCCCCGTTAACCTGATGCCGGAAATTGTGGCCGCAGCTGACATAATTGTTGTTCCTCAAAGGGAGACCGGATCTACCCTAGCTCAATTTCCTTTAAAACTGACTGATGGTATGGCCATGGCTAAACCCATTTTAGCAACAAAAGTAGGAGATATTCCTAAGATTTTAGGCGATACAGGTTATTTAGTTGATCCGAGTTCCCCTGACCAATTAGCCGAGAAAATTGAGTGGATTTTGAATCATTTAGACGAAGCCAATATTAAAGGAAAACAGGCGAGAGAAAGATGTAGTAAAGATTATAGTATTGACTCCATGGCAAAAATTTTAGAGGAAGTTTTATCCCCTTTTCATAAGTATACGAATATTTCGTAG
- a CDS encoding MFS transporter, whose product MAAPKSEKLHFTTKLAYGAGDFAPAIAANILVFYLLFFFTNVAGLSAGLAGSILMIGRISDAINDPIIGVLSDRTRSRWGRRLPWILGGILPFALLYSLQWIVPNFSNNVSVNQWALFGYYVLIGILFNIAFTMVNLPYTALTPELTQDYNERTSLNSFRFAFSIGGSILSLILFILISIAYPDDAKTRYFILGLSCSVLGVIALLWCSLRVQERGSNPILNSDQKQAIGRVLLGLGIAGIFYAILRMIPGVSTFVGGVGRFDYLSFFALLMSLLIFGFGYTLLFANSENHLTNETAIQNNNNSKDASSLSFAEQLKIVFNNRPFLFVIGIYLCSWLAVQLTASILVYFVVSYMRLGEDKSGFVALGVQGTALVMLFVWQEVSKKFDKKIVYFLGMGFWIIAQIGLFLLQPGQIVLMFALTILAGFGVSVAYLIPWSMVPDIIELDELETGKRREGIFYAFMVLLQKFGLAFGLFLVGIALESAGFIERIPGEPIPVQPESALLAIRIAIAPLPAVILIIGLVLAYFYPITREVHAEIRLKLQEKYEREESN is encoded by the coding sequence ATGGCTGCTCCGAAATCAGAAAAACTTCATTTTACGACTAAATTAGCCTATGGTGCGGGAGATTTTGCTCCAGCGATCGCGGCTAATATCTTAGTATTTTATCTGTTATTTTTCTTTACAAATGTTGCCGGATTATCGGCCGGTTTAGCTGGAAGTATCCTAATGATTGGGAGAATTTCCGATGCGATCAATGATCCTATTATCGGGGTATTAAGCGATCGCACCCGTTCCCGTTGGGGTCGTCGTTTACCTTGGATTTTAGGGGGAATTTTACCCTTTGCTTTATTATACAGTTTACAATGGATTGTTCCTAATTTTAGCAATAATGTTAGCGTTAATCAATGGGCCTTATTTGGGTATTATGTTTTAATTGGTATTCTGTTTAATATTGCCTTCACCATGGTTAATTTACCCTACACCGCATTAACCCCAGAATTAACCCAAGATTATAACGAACGCACCAGTCTTAATAGTTTTCGCTTCGCTTTTTCTATTGGGGGAAGTATTCTTTCTTTAATTTTGTTTATTCTGATTTCTATTGCTTATCCTGATGATGCTAAAACTCGCTATTTTATTTTAGGATTAAGTTGTTCTGTGCTAGGTGTTATTGCTTTATTATGGTGTAGTCTTCGGGTTCAGGAACGCGGGTCAAATCCCATCTTAAATTCTGACCAAAAACAAGCAATAGGAAGAGTCCTCTTAGGATTAGGAATAGCGGGGATTTTTTATGCTATTTTAAGGATGATTCCTGGGGTATCAACCTTCGTCGGAGGAGTAGGGAGATTTGATTATTTGAGCTTTTTCGCTTTACTCATGAGTTTACTTATCTTTGGGTTTGGCTATACCTTATTATTCGCTAATTCGGAAAATCACTTGACTAATGAAACAGCAATTCAAAATAATAATAACTCCAAAGATGCCTCTTCTCTTTCCTTTGCAGAACAGTTAAAAATTGTTTTTAATAATCGTCCTTTTTTGTTTGTTATCGGAATTTATTTATGTTCTTGGTTAGCCGTTCAATTAACAGCTTCTATTTTAGTTTATTTTGTCGTTAGTTACATGAGATTAGGGGAAGATAAATCAGGGTTTGTCGCATTAGGAGTTCAAGGAACCGCTTTGGTGATGTTATTTGTATGGCAAGAAGTGAGTAAAAAATTCGATAAAAAAATAGTTTATTTCCTAGGGATGGGATTTTGGATTATTGCTCAAATTGGTTTATTTTTATTGCAACCAGGGCAAATAGTTTTGATGTTTGCATTAACTATTTTAGCCGGGTTTGGTGTATCAGTTGCCTATTTAATTCCTTGGTCAATGGTTCCTGATATTATTGAATTAGACGAATTAGAAACGGGCAAAAGACGAGAAGGAATTTTCTATGCGTTTATGGTTTTATTGCAAAAATTTGGGTTAGCGTTTGGTCTATTTTTAGTCGGAATTGCCTTAGAAAGTGCCGGATTTATTGAACGTATCCCCGGAGAACCCATTCCAGTGCAACCCGAAAGTGCCTTATTAGCGATTCGGATTGCGATCGCTCCCCTTCCTGCGGTAATATTAATAATTGGGTTAGTCTTAGCTTATTTTTATCCCATTACCCGTGAAGTTCACGCAGAAATTCGCTTAAAATTACAAGAAAAATATGAGAGAGAAGAGTCTAACTAA